The Benincasa hispida cultivar B227 chromosome 9, ASM972705v1, whole genome shotgun sequence genome has a segment encoding these proteins:
- the LOC120086452 gene encoding protein WHAT'S THIS FACTOR 1 homolog, chloroplastic, with translation MLSTPHTLFSCLRSFKSAHPSLLSQEIVFQIRHISSLKVIWRKDYRLDEAIENDKRYKLCARVVREVLNEPGQVIPLRYLEKRRQRLRLNVSVKMFMSCNPGLFETYYDRIKPKSEPVLFLRASDRLRGFLEEEKRITMENEGLIVSKLCKLLMISKDKMLSVDKLVHVKREFGFPNDFLVNLVPKYPEYFQIVGSPGEGKSFLQLVSRNPDFAKSVIERRAEDESISTGIRIRPNFNYKLPPGFILRKEMREWVRDWLELDYISPYEDVSHLAQSSPEMEKRTVGVFHELLSLSLFKRIPVPTLGKFSDEYRFSNAFSSVFTRHSGIFYLSLKGGIENAMLREAYEGSQLIDRDPLLEIKDKFVELLEQGWRERAEQRRQRAKQLRKDMDFMAARTVHLKG, from the coding sequence ATGCTCTCCACGCCCCATACACTCTTCTCATGTCTGCGCAGCTTCAAATCTGCTCATCCGTCTCTCCTAAGCCAAGAAATCGTCTTCCAGATCAGACACATTTCGAGTTTGAAGGTAATTTGGCGCAAGGATTACAGATTGGACGAAGCAATCGAAAACGACAAGCGGTACAAGCTATGCGCGCGGGTTGTGAGGGAGGTTCTCAACGAACCAGGGCAGGTGATTCCACTTCGATATCTAGAAAAACGACGACAGAGATTGCGTCTCAATGTGTCAGTCAAGATGTTTATGAGTTGCAATCCAGGTTTGTTCGAAACTTACTATGATAGAATCAAACCTAAATCTGAACCCGTTTTGTTCTTACGCGCTAGCGATCGACTTAGGGGGtttcttgaagaagagaagaggaTTACGATGGAAAACGAAGGGTTGATCGTTTCGAAATTGTGTAAGTTATTGATGATATCGAAGGATAAAATGCTTAGTGTTGATAAATTAGTGCATGTTAAGAGGGAATTCGGGTTTCCGAATGATTTTTTGGTCAACTTGGTGCCGAAGTACCCTGAATATTTTCAGATTGTTGGGAGTCCGGGAGAGGGAAAATCGTTTCTTCAATTGGTTTCTCGAAACCCTGATTTTGCGAAATCAGTGATTGAGAGAAGAGCTGAAGATGAATCCATATCAACCGGCATTCGTATTCGGCCTAATTTCAACTACAAGCTTCCTCCTGGATTCATCTTAAGAAAGGAAATGAGAGAATGGGTTAGAGATTGGTTAGAACTAGATTACATATCGCCATACGAAGACGTGTCCCATTTGGCTCAATCATCGCCGGAGATGGAGAAGAGAACAGTCGGAGTTTTTCACGAGCTGCTATCACTTTCATTGTTCAAGAGGATTCCAGTGCCGACATTGGGGAAATTTAGTGATGAGTACCGTTTTTCGAATGCATTTTCCAGTGTATTCACCAGGCATTCTGGGATATTCTATTTGTCATTGAAAGGTGGGATTGAGAATGCGATGCTTCGAGAGGCATACGAGGGTAGCCAGTTGATTGATCGTGACCCATTGCTTGAAATAAAAGATAAGTTCGTGGAGTTGTTGGAACAAGGATGGAGGGAGAGAGCTGAGCAGCGAAGGCAACGGGCAAAACAACTCAGGAAGGACATGGACTTCATGGCTGCAAGGACTGTTCACTTGAAGGGCTGA
- the LOC120086453 gene encoding uncharacterized protein LOC120086453, whose translation MGRFKILIFSVTLFLALITDTEGQWQPPDVAPRPLCASQIALANYACAMLPYSTVLPPPPPSLSLSDNHESQGSPNQRHRHTHQHGHHHGHQQKIPLSPMEENCCKWVQQLDSECICGLLSRLPAFLERPQHNFSVTVGGSCDATYSCGGGIKI comes from the coding sequence ATGGGGAGATTCAAGATCCTTATATTTTCAGTAACGTTGTTTTTGGCTCTGATTACTGACACAGAGGGTCAATGGCAGCCACCAGATGTTGCTCCTCGACCACTCTGCGCCTCCCAGATCGCGCTAGCAAACTATGCTTGTGCAATGCTGCCTTACTCCACTGTCCTGCCACCTCCACCTCCATCACTATCACTCTCTGATAACCATGAAAGCCAAGGCTCTCCCAACCAGAGACACCGACACACACATCAGCACGGACACCACCACGGACACCAGCAGAAGATCCCACTATCGCCAATGGAGGAGAATTGTTGCAAGTGGGTGCAGCAGTTGGATAGTGAATGTATATGCGGGCTGTTGTCCCGGTTGCCTGCATTCCTAGAGAGGCCTCAACATAACTTTTCTGTTACTGTTGGTGGTTCGTGTGATGCTACATACTCGTGCGGAGGAGGAATCAAAATCTAA